The nucleotide sequence ttgatGATGGCCATTCGAGTCAAATACGGATTACCTATGTAAGTATATGAATCTCACCGCAgtcaaattttaggaaattatgtatacctacctgtataaattgatgtaaaaattcaagattaCAAATTAATCCAACTGTGGGTGTGGACTTTCATTGAgacgtttttttttatacttagaattcgtcataaattaaaaatttcaaaaatttgctggagctCCAAAATTAGACCGCTATCATACTAGCAGTGGCGTAgacaggattttctcaaggagggggcaaaaccagatttttgggcatgaaaaatctaaatgaggggaaattttttggaaatctattgtgatgtgtggtaatttcatgaaaatgaaggcaaaattactgctcgagcgaagcgagagcgaaattttttagaaaaaatgggtccaaacaacgaaaaaacgtccagttttgcatgttttctttcaaattttcgcttgcaagggggggcatggcccccttcgccccccccccttggctacgccactgcatACTAGATAGATATGTATAATCGATTGAAGTAGAAAATACTAATTatatgtaccaaatttcagcactCACTTGGGCAAATCACAAAtaacatggaattttttaaaattttgaataaagatgcattttttgattcttttttgaattttatttgtttcGATCTACACTCTACAGTTTTTTCACTGGTCGAAATATTGCCTCGTTGAATAAGCGGAtacttaattacttacctaagtaTACTGACCAAGTGATCGATGTACTTGTATTTTCACAATTCATTCGTATTTTTGATACTCAACGGtttaaaaaacacgaaacaCCCTACCAAATTTGTTGATTGAAAATATAaggaagtacatattttgatgatAAGGTTTATTCCGAATCCGAATTGAGTCTTTAAGTCACCGTATTcgctatacctacttacctacctacaatgtTATCTACCAAATAATATGTAATCTACCATCGCTTGAGGTAGAATTCACCTTTATACTcacaaatttattaaaatgttggTTTGTTCTTTATTTGCAGATCGATTCGTGAAATAAAAAGAAGTCGACATGCAGTAGTTGttgcaattttcaagaaaaggtacgtttacattgttttttgccatttttcgtgTAAGCTAGTTTCTTaactgtacctatacctatacctattatgCTTACTCTAATCAACACTCTAAAACATTACTTacttaaaatcaataaaatcaacTCAATAAACATTATTTCTAACAATTTTACATTGTTCCTCAATTCCAGCTTTCATCGTTAATTGGCTcatataaaaaaacaaaaacttgttgaatggcgatgaaaaaaaatcatgtacctaattttgaaactCGACGAAGCACATTGATTACCTATACTTGTCTAAACCGTGTCATAATTAACGGAATTTTCAATTCGCTGCCACTCCAAAaggaaaattaaaactgaaaataaaatcatccaTTTAGGTGGTATTTGTCGCCCTTTAAGTACTGTTATTTCCTTTGAGCAGATTATTTCTAATTCAACGAAGAATTCGATTagtacaaaaagaaaaaaaaggaaagcaaaaGAGAAATAATAGGTAgcttacaaattttttcctcaCTAGGCTCAGTTACTGGTAAAATCAAAAGAcaaagaatttttaattctttttttttttcgaagtcgcCGTTTTATTCATCTGCACGCGTTTAATTAAATAAGCCCAGTCTGATGTTCGAAAGAGTGATTAACAGTTTCTCTATTTATCAAAGATCTAGTGACATTATATTTGTATTTTACGTAAATGTTAGGTACTATGGAAAAATAATAAGTTcttgagaagaagaaaaaaacgaaagcaAACACTTCAGATTGCTTATCTGATCTTTTATAAAGGTAgtacctactaggtacctacctaatttaaataAGTAGTTATAGCTACCATcgactttttttgttcaagcAAGGTCTGGGTTTAGATTCTAtgtgagtaggtacataaaaaacaCTGTTTATAGGTAGCTTTTACaggtgtttgaaaattaaaaataaatttgagcaGTTTTAACATCACTAGAGAGAAAACCGACGTTTgctttgttgtttttgttttttttttgtattttatatttGGTACCCAGCTTATTTgagggtatatttttttcactcgatatATTAATGCAAccgtagtaggtattttttttttttttcattaaaaacgcTCGTCAAAATCCCATTTAATATTGACAAGATGATTTTAGTATTACGTACCCGATAAGTAGGtctattcaaaaaaagaaaagaaaagaatggAGGAAATAATTAGGATACCTATAgatctattttgaaatttgttcgaattgaaattacttacttctgtaagtatttttgatggagcTGAAAAAGACAAGACATaatagtgaaaaatttaaacatgcTAAAAAGAGGTCCTAGTTTTGACAGATATTCAAACTAGGAAAAAGTTGCCTTATACGGTGCGCACCCAGTGGTTTTAACGCTCTAGCTCCgcgaaaaatgaacgaaatgtTCCGAATTTCGAATATGTTATACCTTGATCCCTTGGCTACCgtataccaaaatttgaaaaaaatccattggcAATTGTTGAACCTACGagaacttttgcaaaaaatgaagaaatgcgCACTTTTAGACAATGTGTTCCTATAAGTGCGCAACTGCGCACCCATATAAAACccatgtatgtattttgagaaaactgtTTCCAATTCAAGTTAtgtcgattaaaaattcattagattgaatttcgttgaatttttttccaaaaagtactcAAACACACTTGGATATCTAAATATGTATAAATACTTATacaagaaaaatgtatttcgcTGAGAAGAAATTTTTACGTGAAGGTTACTGCGTAGATAGAGATACTAATGGAAACACTCGAATAtgtgaacaaaataaaaattgttttgatttgtttaaattagtaggtataggtactgagAAAACTAGTGTGTGTGTTATGTTGTTATAGTCTATTATTAGAAAGGAGAATAAAAGAGGACAAAATTATCTTTAAAATGGTATATTTACCTACGGAATTCACGAATTATTCATTTCTTTATAATCAAATTGTCAACTTCATACATTACTTGAACTATGTACTGTATGTAATGGCAtgtgtaatcaaaaatcaacttttcaaagttgcgaaatgaaatttttaaccaGAATGATAAACGGTACCTATCTTAAGAGTTGAAAGATTCGTCATTGAAAGACGGTTCAGACAAACTTAAAGAGCTTTAGACAAACTCGCTAAAAATCCGCGTCAGTGTTGCCGACACTGAATAACCCAGTTTGAACCCTTAAAGGCGACTGCGCATAAAGAGCTTTAACTGCGCACTAGCTACTTATAAGGCAACTTTCcccaaagttgaaataaaaatatgttacttacttattattaacgaagtgaaaaatatgatgaacattggtgataaaaattcatttttcaatttattttataacAATGAGCTGCCTGAGATGAGGTGATACTACGTGGGTATTAGTTACCTACCTTACCATTTACCAAGTTACACCATTACaaagttacattttaaaatttaattagtgGAGTTATTACGGTTTTGTGGaaagcgaattttttcaatttgaaagcaaattattttaataaacgGTAAGACTACATAGACCTGTTTTAATTAGattaaattttctctttttagcTTAGATAAAGATACAAACAATGCTAAAGCCCTCCTGGCAGCTGGTTTTAATCGAGTAAGTTACCTTTGTAGTTGCGGCATTTTTACTTTACCTAAACGTTTTTCATGTAGATAATATAATTTCAGTATGTTTGTTGTACGACATAATATTTTCCTTCTTATCTcttcttctgtttttttatttattaatttttttttttttctaaatgaatacccactttaacttgctctcatattctattttaaaacttgaccataaataaatttctggcaaaaagtacAGTGGATTTGACAgaaataggtatacttatacttacttacttactggatgATTTCTTCTGGGTAGGTAACTTACTATTTCTgtaggtaccatttttttaaCCGAAAGAAACATGTTGCTGCGCTCTTTTTCTTCCGAATAAATTGCATTTTCTCTTGACATCTTCTTCGGTGTTTTTGTGTGCgcgtgcaaaaaaaatgaaaacgtatTTTCGGTTGActgtcgaaaaaattgtgtggaACTTCTTTAAGATAACAATGTACGATTGTATCATTGTGTAAAAGAATAAAGCATTCCCAAACTACATTGTTGTTTGCTTTTTACTAAAACAGATTAGGAAGGAAGgggtaaattttgatatttcacgTACCTACAGGTTAAGtttatttgtacaaaaatataaCGCCGGCGTTATTCGTCAGCAGAATGTAGGTGAGTACTGTGCGTGTTACAATCcttttaggtaagtaattttccTGTTTTTAAAGCGATAGGTACCCGACATCTGACTAAAATAGTTTTTTGCCTTGTTGATCCTAGCTTCCTTAAGTATTTGTATTAATGGGTTGCGTATGGTCTTCATTTaacttgtgatttttcaaatagggCGTCTGTTTGGTAAATTGTCTGTCGCCTGTAACTATCTAGGTACCTGAGCAAAAaacttactttaaaaaaattgcgtaCCTACCTGTCCTTATCCCTACctatcttgaaaaataaaaagtgcaAACTGCAGACAccctttcaaaaagaaaaaaaattaactgatgaatttttatgtagatacctatatacgaaactgaaaccaaaaagtCTACAACTGAACACTTTTTCTTgcgcaattttgaagttgaaagtcTGTAATTGCTGAGcagaaaaaacagaaatgacattttctcaattttagacAGTTTCTAATTTACTACAGTTCTCAtactttaaatttattttgattcaattagGTATCTACATTTTAATAGACAGTCTGTtctcacaattttcgaaatggaaGCATACATTTCAGTACatcttgtatgtacctacaaggTGACCCATCTCGGAGTAACATCCTTCCAACAGTGACATAGACAACTAAATTTGAAACCATCCAAGATTTTAAACTGAAGAGGCCGAGTTATGCTCACATAAGTACAAAAAGCCACGTTTCAGTCTTTTCAGACAATTTCTACATTACACCGCTCAACAATCGTAATAGGTAGAAAATTATGCTTTGAcgccttaaattttttttattacgtaagttcaaaaattgattgttttcaacatttttattaagAATCTCAAAAACTACAataccttgaattttttgttactAAATATGTtttagatattgtaaaaaaaaaaaaaaaaaaatagagattaTAAATTCTCCtgcaagtacaaaaaaataagaactgTCGACAGGTAGAAAGAAATCTTTGATTATAGAACACACATTTTATAAAAGTTGAGGTGGGTACCTAACCAATGGCCATGTTATTTTTAATGATCATCTTTTACCCTTTATTTTTTGCCCAAGAACTCGTTTTTCTTGCCCAACCACGCTGCTTGAATTTGCAAATAGGTACTctctttatttttcaaccaaagaTTTATAACATGTAACGTACTTACTTAACCAGCATCAGCAGTCGCTTAAATAAACttgcttaaaaattaaaactgaagcAAAGTTCGAATACTGAAACCACGTTCTAGACATGTTGCTGACATGTTTCTCTAATGTTTGCTACTTGTTTGCCAAGTTTCTCTGACATGTTTTCCACATTGTACTTccttgtaaaattttgcaaaaggatatttggataattttttttttttacatgaataAAGTGCGTAAGTAAGTAGTGAGTTGAAGTGTATCATAGGTACACCTTCGCAAATGATCAGAAGAAATGTCAGAATATAAAATCAAATATGCTCCATGCTActttctaattttcattttttttctttttctttttcttttttagattcttagttatacctacataatatgtagttATTCTGTAGTGAATCTTAGTCAAGTACCATATTATTAAGAAACccaataattttcataattatctTTTTGTAACTGTAAcctcaattttctaaaattttattaataaaactgAAATCGATATTCCTTATCAGTAGGTGTATCCTTCATATTTTTACCTGCCATttacaaatatcaatttttcattttcatcatacgcgtaattaatttgaaaatttttacaggttTTACCAGAGTGCTCTCTTCGCTCCTACTGGATGTATGAACTGACCGAAATTCACAATGGCGAAGTAAACTTGCATTTAATATTGTCCCAAACCGAGGCGATTTGCGCAGCTGTGGAAAAATCGAGAGACTACATCATGATAACTAATAAGAATCACATGATACAAGTAATCAAATCATTtgtttttatgtaggtactatacctacctacctacctacctacctacaaatcgTGTACGTAGAGTAGGTACTCGTGCATGTATGTAAAAGTtgatacatatttatttatgaGTTGGCAACCATTCAAGTATTCCCATTTAATTATATtatttcgaatttaatttcCGCCCGAGTAGTTTAGTGTGGTTGAAGGAATGCTATACCGCGTAATCATATTAAGTACaagtatatctacctacttagtCGATGATacggaagaagaaaaatataggtaggtagatatctaATTGATATTTGAAACGCGATTCGAAATAAActtatcacattttgaaatgtgtaaaaaagctcttgtttcacttttttcccttgTAGTTGAGTAAATCTCAATTCattatgatgatgataatgcttattttttttgtcgtgtCGCATGAGTACCTAGACTAACAGGGGGTGTAATTTTAGATTCTCGCGAACGTAATCTTTTACTTAAAGTTAGCCGTTGCGCGTTCAGTAAATTTCTTAAATCTCGGTTTTCCTGACACAATGAAATTTATTCGTAATACGAGAATTTATATTATGTTTTTCGACGCCAAACGTAGGTATTAATTTATTCTATAGCAAGACACGTATTTAAATGaccgtgtaatttttttttcgtgtcgTTAAACGAAGTAATAAATGATATACGTCGAAAATGTAATCCGGATGGACgttctaatttttatcaataaaagcGGGAGAAAAAAAGGGGTGCCGGAAAAGTACCTatccaaaataatgaaattgacTACCTATTCTTCACGTGTAAAGTGTGCTATATCGAGGTATTGTAAAAAGCCAGcgaaatttttatacctataacAAAGTCATTTCGATTTAATGACGATGGACGATTTTCGAAACATACACTCAAAATGGCGAAGAAAAAATCGTAAACTCGCGTGTCAtgatacgtacgagtaggtacacattttaCAAGAGAAGaacattataaaataaatagttatttgaaaagtttttttattatttttttaagcgTTAAAACTAAACGTGCAAATGTGAAAATACTAGCGACGATACTTTCTATTGAAATTACTTAGGTATACATACCGTTTCAACTTTATagactttgaaatattttcaataaaaatttctgtttgttttcctcagatgattaaaaaaaaaaaacaaaaaaacaaaaaaacattcggGTCAGTTTTTGTTTTACGTAGGTGGTACTACGTACGGAGACGTACCATCTATCAGACGTGGAAAACGGTAGTTGAAAGttgttaattgaaaaaataaataaataagaatcAGACGCTGAAAATTTACACCTAAATATgcataaattgagaaaaaaagtttatcgttggtcaagttgaaaaaaaacttcacattCGTTATTATAAACACGCTTGTAAGCATAACTAATTGAAGTAGTAGCTGGCGCCAAAACATACGATCCCAACTATTtcctattttgattttattactcgttgtatattatacctattacctacctaattattctGTTCATTTTCCATTATCATCGTATGTGATtcagatatttaaaaaaaaattcattatctgCATCTACTTATGTAGTTATCGTAACTAGTAGCTACAATATTATTTTCGCGTTATTTTAGGTGATAGGTATGTAGTTTATTCACGGCGTTTgcgtatgcaattttattaacaccagtGTTATTTCTTCCCATAGTACATGAACAAATCGTGTTTATCGGTGTTGGGCTACACGGTACCAGAAGTAATTGATAAACCGATTCGAAATTTCGATCAATTATCCTGCGCTGATCAAATCATGAGACATTTAGATAGAGGTTTTGAATGGGAAGGAAAGGTAGCCTGGAAGTGTAAAAATAACGACGTAATTTATGCTAATTGTAAAGCATCGCCATACCGTCCATTTGGAAAGTAAGTGCGGGCGTTATTCGAGTAAAATTTACGCTTTGATCATAGGTGAACGTAGCATGTAGTGTATGGTACCAAGGTGTACAAtttgattttacattttatgcaGAGAAGCTTCGCATTACATTTATGTACATGAAAATCCACAACTTGACAGTCACATTTTCCCGAGGGGTAGTATATGCTCCGTGCGTAAAGGATCCTACGATCTGAAGTCACTAAGTAGCGAtggtacgtttttttttctcatccgcTAATTATTattagatctttttttttcaccgggggttaaaaattgtgaatttaaactttttaagcaaaGAATACGTAGGTTGTACTTACCTATCAATATCGATACGAAGCGCTGTgcgtttacaaaaaaaatatcgagcaTCGCTAAAAAgtttaggggaaaaaatgaaaatttcagatggtCGCCGCAAATAGCAATAATGATAacgcatgattggttgttggattgATGTGATAACATTTTCACCCATCACACGTTTCCACCCTAcaggggaaaaattctttgTGGTACTCGATGCATATTCGGGGAATTGTTCTACAATCTTCAGCAATAATATGCCAGCTTTGTGAATTTCCttgatctgatcaaaaaattgagagaaaaccAATCAGGATTCCAATCATAAATTCCAATCGTCAGTAttttcgaatcacgaatcactaCTCATTTTTACGATTCGAATCGTGCCTACACCTATTATTTCATAATTCGTGTACACGAAAATAACTGCTCGTCTCAAAAAAGAGTGAAGGAAGGAGATTGGTGTTACGGTGAATATGCCTCTCATGTGCtttcggttttgaaaatttttgttttatcaaTGCCTGTCACATAGGTACCAACTTCCTCGCTTTCATCATTAATAgacttttttacagtttttatcaattacttagttaggtacctacctacctacttaaaaatattttaaaatttacgaaaaaatgtaaatagttAAACAGTAGCCTAAACTTTTAAATTACGAATAAGTAGTTAtgcaaaaatcgaaataaaagtGAAGGTatttatgaaataatttattatagGGGCGCAATCGGCAAGACGACAAAGTTtagcaaaattgaataatttacccTTGGAAGCTCCCATTACGAAGGTTATTTCACTCATTACCAAAGCGCAGGAAAATTCTTCCGAAAATGTATCTCAAGTGCTGGATAAGGTGAGACTAAGTTATAACAAATATCTACTttaagttaaaattttgattatttttttttttttaaaatacgaataCGTTTCTCATAAACATGACAAACGAAGTAAAAAACTGAattatggtacctacctaagtatcaTCTTAATATTCGAGgatgttgaaatatttaaaaacaattatttaCAACGAAATGCTTTCTTCCTTAAGGTTGTTGATATACTCCGTACTACTGAACTTTATTCATCTCATGTTAAATCTGAAAGTATTAAATTTGAAGATCCTGTTACATCCGATTTGATTGGAGCCCTTATAACGGTTCGttggtttattttattatttttacgtaCTTGTACTAGAGGCTAATACACTacctatatgtacatatgtatttaattCGTGCAGTGATTTTATTGATTATGAACGATGCTGCGTAACGTATAAATAATGTATAATAATGATGGATGATTATCCCTGTAAATAGAATTTCTTTATCGGCGgatgattttatttgaaatgtaatttattattaatttgcatttttatgtCTTCAGCCTGGCCCGGTTCCATCGTCGTTTCCACGGCGTAGGAGTTCTAACGATTCCACTATCAGAGCACAATTCGGCTCGCTGAAAGTAAATTTACAACTTTCATGCAGCTCATGGGTGAAAGATGTATTAGAAAATCCATTTTCTTGGGAGTTTGATATATTTAAATTGGAGCGCCTTTCTTTACACAGGTACATATGTATTGTACATatagcttattttttttatcattttttttctcgaaaattcataccagtatgtacattttttcataattacctatacctatctttGGGATATTTTCAGGCCATTATGCACGTTAGGAATGAAcgtattattgaattttcaacttaatAAAATACTAAATGTAGATGAACGAGTAATACAAAATTGGTTGGTTGAAGTTGAAAGACATTACCATGCCCGAAATCCATACCATAATTCGACGCATGCCGCTGATGTGCTTCAAGCTATAGcagtatttctgaaaaaagaaaaagtgagaAAGGTTTTGGACGATATTGATAACGCAACCTGTTTAATTGCTGCCATTACTCATGATATAGGGCACCCTGCACGTTCCAggtgaatttattttctttgcTAGAATTTGTGGCTTTTGTTATCGCTTAACGATTATGATCGAATTCAATTTCGGCATTTCATTCATCTTGAACAATAACGAAAAATGTTGACTCTTGTGTATTTCGATTATGCTCACAATTTCTCAATCGATTCTGTATTCTTAAAACGTTCTTGCACTtacactcattttaaaaaaaaaaacttactgtCTAAATTGGagccaaaattgtaaatgaaaCAGCTCAAATAAAAACTATCTCATAACACAAACTTGGTTTAAACTCAACCATGCAATAATTAAGTATAGGTTAGGTACACATACACACGGTTCCTATGCAAGCATGCTTGCCTAACCTCCGGAACACAGGGACAACTAtgttcagtttaaaaaaagctCTGATATCGTCTAGATGattatcatttttgatgaacATATGTAGGTGCCTACCTAATTTTAGGCCTACCTTAGTGGTTGAACAAGCACAAAGTTTCCGTGTTTCTCCACGCTTTTCCGACCTTCACATACAGGCTGAATTCAAACGAGAAATTGCGGTGATTTTCCTTTCTTTGAGgtgaaagaaatttaaaataaaaattagtttgTGGTTAAAACTTTGATGAATTaacatatgtatacctacttatttcttaATAATGCATTGCATAACtaagataggtatacctatatttttaatgacattttttcagtgCATTTCTTTGCAACAACGGCGATCCTTTGGCAATATTATACAATGATATCAGCGTGTTAGAATCGCATCATGCGTCATTTACTTTTAAATTGACTCTGGCTGATGATAAAGTCAATATATTCAAAGGTGAGTCAAGTTttatcgaaaataaaataattaagcGCGAAGATTCAGCGCggattacttacaaaatgaaaaattactgtaCTAAATCGAAATGTGTTTAGGACTGGATAAAGAAACTTATAAAGACCTACGCCAAAGCATTATAGATATGATATTAGCAACTGAAATGACTAAGCATTTTGAGCATTTAGCGAAATTTGTCAGCGTTTATTCTAAACCGCAAACAATAATAGACGATGATAAAGTAAGACTATCCCaagcgtacctacctactttttactTTTCTTAAATTGTCAGCTGTACATCCTCGTTTACATAATCAGGTAACTGGAGAATTTGGTACGGAGTATGCACCTTTAACACCCGAAGAAGAAGTGAAATTAATGAAACGTATGATGATCAAATGTGCTGACGTTGCAAATCCAACTCGCCCCCTCAAGTGTTGCGTTGAATGGGCTAAACGCATTGCCGAAGAATACTTCCAACAGGTTTTAaattattctttcaattttttcaagggtgtATATATGTATAATATACCTACGGTTATAATTTAAAACGATGTTTATGATTGTGGTAATTTAGACTGATGACGAAAAGgcgaaaaatttacctattgtGATGCCAATGTTTGATCGAGCGACATGTAATATTCCAAAATCACAAATCGGATTTGTTGATTACATCGTCCACGATATGTTTGAAGCTTGGGATGGTAGGTATAAATCTTGGAAGATCTTGAAAAAGGCAGATTACGAAGCGCATGCCTACGCGTGGTACATTATAACAAAAATGTCTTtaatttatttgtaaatttatttcatttatttcagcCTTCGTTGGAATTCCGGAAATAATTCATCACATGCGATTCaactataatttttggaaaacattgaaCGATCGAGGAATTATAAGCATGTCTAAAGTTTATTGTCCCGAAATACTAGATAATTTACCATCTTCCCCTCGAGTTGAATATTTGAACGAAATATTGGATGGAAATTTATTCACGGCGGATTCCATTTCCGACAAGCCAGAATGTGACAGGCGCAAGAATATGGATAAgaatcaagaaaatgaaaaaaatgaaaacgttcggaatgaaaattcaaggaaCAGCTTGTTGGAGCAAGATGAAACAAAAGATTATGTTTCAGAAAATAAACAATCGACGAATGAACAAACACAAttataaatgcaaaaaatgtgtACGATACATTTACAACGATGCCaattaccttacctacctacaatatgAAATTAAGTATTTTAGTTTTGAAGAACTATACTATCTACCatggtacctactcaaaaaaaaaaaaacgagaatttttctaTGAATGAAGAGctttttgaccactttttttATCCctggaaaatgattttttttaaaaaccatttatGTTAGTATTAAAACGTTTCTTCCACCACAGTGTTCgtgccatttttcccaaaacgaTTCACATTAAAAGAGTCTGTTATATTTTTGTGGAAAACTGCCAACTCTGTTTTATCTTTTGAAGATATATACGCGTTAAAcgttcaaattattatttaattacaCTGAACAGGTCTAAATAAACGTTAATTTGCGTAAATTATATTCGCATATTCGCTGTACATGATATATTCTAGAATTAGTTAATTTATGTGTTGTGTTTGTAATTAGAATTAACAGTtgattacctatgtattttacaAATTTCCAAGACATTTTTACG is from Planococcus citri chromosome 1, ihPlaCitr1.1, whole genome shotgun sequence and encodes:
- the LOC135831971 gene encoding high affinity cAMP-specific and IBMX-insensitive 3',5'-cyclic phosphodiesterase 8-like isoform X2, whose translation is MCIRLDYFEVEVPQTLPRRRSIREIKRSRHAVVVAIFKKSLDKDTNNAKALLAAGFNRVLPECSLRSYWMYELTEIHNGEVNLHLILSQTEAICAAVEKSRDYIMITNKNHMIQYMNKSCLSVLGYTVPEVIDKPIRNFDQLSCADQIMRHLDRGFEWEGKVAWKCKNNDVIYANCKASPYRPFGKEASHYIYVHENPQLDSHIFPRGSICSVRKGSYDLKSLSSDGAQSARRQSLAKLNNLPLEAPITKVISLITKAQENSSENVSQVLDKVVDILRTTELYSSHVKSESIKFEDPVTSDLIGALITPGPVPSSFPRRRSSNDSTIRAQFGSLKVNLQLSCSSWVKDVLENPFSWEFDIFKLERLSLHRPLCTLGMNVLLNFQLNKILNVDERVIQNWLVEVERHYHARNPYHNSTHAADVLQAIAVFLKKEKVRKVLDDIDNATCLIAAITHDIGHPARSSAFLCNNGDPLAILYNDISVLESHHASFTFKLTLADDKVNIFKGLDKETYKDLRQSIIDMILATEMTKHFEHLAKFVSVYSKPQTIIDDDKVTGEFGTEYAPLTPEEEVKLMKRMMIKCADVANPTRPLKCCVEWAKRIAEEYFQQTDDEKAKNLPIVMPMFDRATCNIPKSQIGFVDYIVHDMFEAWDAFVGIPEIIHHMRFNYNFWKTLNDRGIISMSKVYCPEILDNLPSSPRVEYLNEILDGNLFTADSISDKPECDRRKNMDKNQENEKNENVRNENSRNSLLEQDETKDYVSENKQSTNEQTQL
- the LOC135831971 gene encoding high affinity cAMP-specific and IBMX-insensitive 3',5'-cyclic phosphodiesterase 8A-like isoform X1, which gives rise to MFGRKFCCSMSTACGVDETGASTHVGTSINSDEKYRDSICETRNSHDNEDETVRRRYNNGCLPCPCIFVGRRDEERRRINLEEQDDGGNTCQIKIEPENFPSPQTPENVYSFGLLRSGSTADPTKTKILLCTCKEDATWVGINAAVDKLGFIKEAANTIEMALVLFQNMYHQLVLIDVRMRNFDGEKLCKSIREIKRSRHAVVVAIFKKSLDKDTNNAKALLAAGFNRVLPECSLRSYWMYELTEIHNGEVNLHLILSQTEAICAAVEKSRDYIMITNKNHMIQYMNKSCLSVLGYTVPEVIDKPIRNFDQLSCADQIMRHLDRGFEWEGKVAWKCKNNDVIYANCKASPYRPFGKEASHYIYVHENPQLDSHIFPRGSICSVRKGSYDLKSLSSDGAQSARRQSLAKLNNLPLEAPITKVISLITKAQENSSENVSQVLDKVVDILRTTELYSSHVKSESIKFEDPVTSDLIGALITPGPVPSSFPRRRSSNDSTIRAQFGSLKVNLQLSCSSWVKDVLENPFSWEFDIFKLERLSLHRPLCTLGMNVLLNFQLNKILNVDERVIQNWLVEVERHYHARNPYHNSTHAADVLQAIAVFLKKEKVRKVLDDIDNATCLIAAITHDIGHPARSSAFLCNNGDPLAILYNDISVLESHHASFTFKLTLADDKVNIFKGLDKETYKDLRQSIIDMILATEMTKHFEHLAKFVSVYSKPQTIIDDDKVTGEFGTEYAPLTPEEEVKLMKRMMIKCADVANPTRPLKCCVEWAKRIAEEYFQQTDDEKAKNLPIVMPMFDRATCNIPKSQIGFVDYIVHDMFEAWDAFVGIPEIIHHMRFNYNFWKTLNDRGIISMSKVYCPEILDNLPSSPRVEYLNEILDGNLFTADSISDKPECDRRKNMDKNQENEKNENVRNENSRNSLLEQDETKDYVSENKQSTNEQTQL